The sequence GCTGtagagataggtctggcaatgtaagACTAGTGAAGTAGTTATAAAATTATTTCTTAGAATAAGGCATACTCTGGAGGCAGCAATAACATGTGTCCTAGCTGCACTCTCTCACCTGTCTGACCTCCTCGCACACCAGAGAAAGCAGCCAGATGTAAAGCAGCACCTCCCAGGCAGAGGGCGTGGCCTGGAAGTCAATCATTAGCACCACAGCaaacaggaagaggaaggcAAAGTAAGACACGATATTCCAGTAAAACGTGACCTGCGGAGAGCTGTACAGGTAGACCAGCCTGGACCAGCTGTCTAGACGCTTTGGGCACCGCACTCTGGAGGGATCACTGTGGACAGAACACAGGGGCTCAGAGACATGTCAGACACTTGCTTTCCCCTAAGTGACctgaaaaatcacaactttgacaaaaataaaaatgtaaaatatatggTCAGCAACTGTCTACTTACGGGCCATTAGAATTTGTTCGAGGTATACTTCCTGTTACTGTCTCTACTGTCTTGATCTCCTCGTTCTTCGTAGCGTCTCTCTGAATAACTTCGTCACGTCTAAGGGAAAATTATAACTCATGAAGAAAACAACATAAATCAGTTATTGTTAGCAAAGAAAACAGCTAAAGAGGTATTGCTGCCACCAGGTGGtgtcaaataaatacaaatgaaaaaaaatgcattttttaaagaaataaatctCTACGATGTTACACCAAATGTATGCATCTATTATGGATGTTATTACTCTTTAATTATTGTATGTACACAGTAACAGAAACACCTTATATTCTATTCAGAGGATATAAGAATTATATTCTCTTCTGAACAACAGCTTCAGAGCTCCATGATCTGTTGTCATATAACTAAGTCCTTAAACAGTTTTTTGGAATATGAAGGACTTGGACTCTGCCTTCCTGAAACAAATTTATGACATCCATATAATTTGTATTCTTATGACTAAAGTGAGGCATGTGACTTTGTCTTTTGAATATCATTAAACCAGTGTAAATTCTACATCTTGTTTTGGCTGTTGAATGACCATGCAAAACAATCATAGGCCTGAATGACTTTGATAGGATGGCTTCCCTTACAGTCGCCCACAGGTTAACTCATAGGACTCACCTGAAAACCAGAAAGCCAGTGAAGATAAGTGGGAAGAAGACCATGCAGATCAGCACTCTCCACACAGGGTTGACCACTGAAAGCTCACCACACCAGATCTGCGTCAGAAGAGCCTTGAAGACAGACATGTTATCAGACTGAATCTGCAGCAATCAATGTTGTTGAGATTAAATACTCATGACTCACATCTGGGTCTGGGATCAAAATGAACTAATTCATCAGTTTTAATTCACTGATCTAGGTTGTTTCTACTCCTCGTAATGTATTTGtatcctcactaggggggaggaggaaatagggcagagaggaccacacacacacacacacacacacacacacacacacacacacacacacacacacctggtcactttaacactggaatCAACACTGACAGTTTAATAATAacttatggtcttttctttgtttatttgacgaatgttcttattgttgttagtattatttttattttgtggtctttatactgtcttttttatttctttttcttgctaaaactgctgctgaaactttccatttcctcgcgggagtcatcccaaaaggattaataaagagaagtctaagtctaagtttGTGGGGCATGCAGTGAATGTTCTACGTTACAGTGCAAACACATTTCAAGACATTCTAAAATTGTTCAAAGAAAAGCCCCTAAAGATTATTCTGAAAATTTCTCTACCTGAACACCTGACTGAGCTACAAAGCTTTTATCATCAGCCTCCAGTGCCAGCCTCAGGCACGTTGTCCTTCCCCAAAATGGAGACGCTCGAACCAACAACTTCTGAGCCCGCTCTTCGTTGCTGTTGTGGCACTCACTAAACACAcctgacacacacgcacacacacacacacacacacaatgaggaGAAATGATAACCTTGTAACGTCCCTATATTTCGCATTAGTAAAGCTACTCCTTATCTGTAGTATTATACCAATGGCGTGTTTCTCATAGTGATTGGCAAGCTCTTGCATGTCCGCTGCCTCGTCTGCATCACTTCCTTCCTCTGCCATTGTCTTCAGGATCTTACTGGCGGCCAGAGCGGCAGACATGCAGTCTCTACACTGTGCACATACAAATAGAGATACAAAAAGATgcatctccacacacacacacacaaaaacacaaattgctCAATTTGTCTGTTTAAGGGTAAGTGTTTTGATCACCTGCTCCCAGGCAATTTCAGCCAGCTCCTTATTGTTCTGGACAACAGCCCAAAGGAAAAGGTCTCCGCCTGGGTCCCTCTGTGCAGCAACATCCTCCCTAAGAGGAGCTTGGGAACTCGTCGGACTTTGAGACAGCTAGATGAAACGTGAAAGGACGTGCATTAATTGGATGGTTTATCCTTCCAAGGCATGTGCAGACACTAATTTGaaattttttgtatatttttctttagCTAACTGTTCAATAATGCCttctgtacattttatttctaaataaatcaGATCTAAATGCCCAGTCCACAATTCTGGTGGTAAAATACTGAATCctttatccctttttttatttgttggcCTTAAAGTACTATATCCACCATGTATTAGTTTGTAAATCTTACAAGTGAAGAAAAACAACCCAGTTACCAGAATTAATACAAAGGACATGACCTCAGCGTCTTAAAAACCACCAAACTGTATTAGTAGGTATGTATGGTATTAATCACTTAGTTTTGGTTGTCAAACTACGTTTATTAAATTGTAGATGATCGATAAACAAACTCACTGATACAGATGTTTCCATGGATGTGTTAAAGGAGTATGTCATTTTGGAGGGGGGGTAGAGGGCCTGGGCGTAACTGCCCAGCAGGTGGCGCACCTCATCAGACACATGAGTCATGGAGATCATTTCGCCTTGTCCTGAGTGAGCTTGAGGCTTGATGCGGAATGCTTTCCTCTTGCTGTAGCAGCGTTGGACCCGCTGGGCCAGCTTGCGGAGAAAGATGCAGCTGGGCAGCGACTTGTAAAGCTTACACAGAGTTGCCTCGTCCTGCAGGAACTCCCTCAGACTCACACCGTTCTCCAGCAGCAGACTCACAAATGGAGGCTTGTTGTCAACCAGGGCTGAGAACATGGCCCAGTGGAGGTCACTGGACTGGATGGGGAGCCAGGAGAACACAACAGTTTTTAAGAGCAACACACAATTCTAATTTGATGTTGAGGTAATCATGCAGAGAGgattgttcaaaaaaaaaaaatgactaggATATCAGTGTGgagaaatatttttattatactattcattcaattttatcaTACCACTGCCCCTCATATCATTAAAGATTTCTGATGCAAAGTTTTGCTGTCAGGCTGCTACTGGTTGAAATCTCCATGTAGAAATTTCCCCCACTCAAACCTTTTGCTATTTCATCAGATGACTGTTACAAAGACcattattttaagattatttcCCAAGTTTTCTGAGTCAGTCCATTAGACTATCCTACAGTATCTTAATGAAGACAAGACGGGTTGCAACACAGTGTTGAGTTTAAAGGATGGCCTTTATTTGTCACTCTTGTCAGTCTGACAAAGATTGCTGTTGGTGTTGGTGTGACAGTATGTTGTATATTAGATGAACCCACCTTCCACTGGCTCTCCTCAGTGAAGATTTCAGTCTCAGCTATGTCCACTCGGTTCCAAGCTATAGCCAGCTCCAGCTGCCTCTTCCAGCACTCGATTCCCAGGGACTCGCTGCTCCTCGAAGCTGAGTGAAGAATTCATAGTGACACAACTTATGGATACTCCaccaacagttaaaaaaatgacaaaatattattaaattgtatttttttagcaCTTTATTTTCTGTAACATGTCATAAGTCAGGGTCACACTGCATGATCAAGCAGCAAGTAGAAAGGCCTTACTCAAAAACAACTTTGTTGCCACAGACCCAGTAAAGACAGCGGATGTGCTCGCTGAATAAGACAAGGACTGCCTGgaaatgcattttaatttgTCATTGCTAATAGAGCTCAGAGACGGAAACAAATGGAAGCAAAGTAATTAAGCTAGAATGATGAATCATCACTATCAAAACACTTAACTGAATGTCCAGTGTGGTCGACTCCCTTTTAGTGCACTTTGGCTAATTATGCTTTTACACAATATGCATAAGGCTTGCTATAAATGGATTTTGTCAGCCTTTCTCAAGACCAACAATAATAGGGACACGGTTGCAAGAAGCACTACACATTTTTCATGATTAGATTAGGCATGGCTATCAATGTCTTTTTGTACAGAAAGCAATCGTTAAGGGGAAATAATCTGCAAGAATATCTGTGTTGGTTTTTGATTTGATACCACAGTCCAGTTGGTTAACCTTCTATGAAGTAACATTATACTTGCTAAGAGCTGGCTTGGCACTAAGCCTTTTTGTCTTCATACTTAACAATGTGTTGTACGTCTTCAGTCAGTCTGGTCTGGTGCTGCGCATCTGCATGAAAGCCAAATACCTACCTTTGAATAGTGCTTGAAGAATAGCCACATCCACATCCCCTTGATTGTCCTCGCCTATTCTGAAAATTGTCAGCAAGTGAGACATCCTGATGATGTCCTGAATCTGgcacagagaggagacacaaTGTGTGGGATTTCGCATCAACTCTGGACCTAGGAACAGCTAGGAGCTTCTGATCAGGCTCATAAGGCAAGGTTTATGCAGGTTTATTTTGGGCTAGACTTTTAGCTGTGAAAGTTAccaataaatgtattaaatcaATGGAGCAGCCACTATCATCAGATGCAACCAGGAGATTGTTGATAACAGGAAAGAAAGGCAGGCTGAAACGTCTCAAAAATATAATTGGCATAACTataatactatttaaaaaataataatgttaaatttacattttgtcaatgctctagggatggcaatgtctTTGGTTCGGAGTGAAATGTCGTTATTCGCAATTATGGTATGGATTGCAGACATGGTCCCAAGAGAATTTATTGTAGTAACCTTGATCCCCTGAATTTTTATCTAGCGCTATAATTGGGTCAGAATTCAAATTTGTCAAATACTTGGTTTATGAgtaaatacctgcaaaactaatgacattcccatcagcctcagctgtgtATTAGCACTAAATGTTAGCACACTAACATGCTAAATGACTATAGTAGTGAGAAAGAAATGGTAGCTTGTAAATTGGTCTGTATTATTGAGGTCATCAGTATGTTCACATACCTTCTTTGTCCATTCTATGATCTCGAGGTGGGCAAAGTTTTTAGGTTCTTGGCCAAAGAACTTTTTCCTTAACTGGTGGATGAGGGCGACAGTGACCCTGGTCAATGGCAGTCCTGCCACCTGGGCGATCACATCTGCTATTCTCCCAGAGCCCTCCAAGATCACACATGGTGTACCATTCAGCATGGCATTGTAGATGGTCTGAGACAAGACACACAAGACAGTCAGAGACgagacaaaaaagagagagatacaAGAAACAAATTACTCACATTCAGAGTGCCTGGTCCTCCatctaaaacaacacacaccagaggGATGTTCACATGACTCTCTGGAGGTTAGACAATAAATAATCACTATTAAAAGGACGGATAAAAAACAGTCAGATTTGAGTTGTTATCTGTGACAGTTTGCTGCTTTTGCAGACATTACATCGGCaatatttaacctttattcCCAAGATGCTTTCCAGAGATGCATTTCTCCAGACGGCTACGTAGTTCAATCTCCACACCATAGTTTCCCTGCGTGCCATCGTCCAccagcaggaagtgggtgtGGTTTTTATCGAGGCAGGAGAGTTGGCCCTGGCTCTCGTTGTCCATAAAATAATGGGCTGGGAAACAACCCTGAAGACAAGAGGATGAGGGAAAGAAACGGAAAAGAAGAATAAGACGCATGCTATGCAGCGACAAGCCACATGTGTGAACGTGTTTATCGTACCTCTGAATGCACCAAAGCCTCCCTGTTGTGAACTATTCCCCATGTCGCAACTCCGATGGCCACGATCTGGCCCTGCATGGCGCTGCTCAGGGCGTGGTCCCTAACAGCCTGCCCTACATGCTTCATCACACCTATGTGCATACCACCGCTGATTATCCACGCACCTGTGCAGAACATGGGTCCTAAATTCAATACAACAAACCATATGTCCACATACTTTAACCCATAAAGTGTACAGTATTTTCAAATACTACATGGGCAAAAACATTGGGATATCCACAAATATGTTATTATTAAGCATGTCAATCAAAAACAATGTGCTTTAAAGGAATAGCTGGTTGGTCACTCTTTGCTGCCAAGATATAGTTCCACACATAACCACTCATAAAACCTCAACCTGTCTTTATTACACTTGGATTTGTATACAGATTACACAAGTGGCATGTTAATCAGTAAGCTTTAGAGGTACTGGTAGGCAGGTTTTGTCATCTTCTGAGCGAGCCAGGcttccccccccctgctggTAGTCTTTATGCTATGGTTAGCTATCTGGCTCATACCACCAGTTAGCATACAAGCAAATATCAGATGTCAATCAAACTGGCAGTGACACATAAAAGTTGCTTGCTAAGTGAATTCAACTAAGAGGAAAAAGATTTtccaaataaataattcatgtGTGTTTGCAAAATCTTTTTGcgcaacaatttttttttatttgttttagctGTGTGTAGCTTGATAGCTGGCATATTTGAGTACATACATTAACACACTACACTGTTAAAATCCAGTTAGAATGTAAGCAGTATGGAATGGGATACCATCAGTAAGATTAGTAAGCAGTGAATAAGGAAACATTAAATACCACTAGCCTGGACAGATTTATTGGACCTTTGAGACCTATGTGATGTATTTTAGCACATGCAGATGGCCACACACCGTAAGTAGGCTACACATGTACTCAGAAAACATGCCTTCACAGACTCTCTGCTTATCATTTCTACACCTTGAAATCTGAGGCTGACCTGTAGTCTGAGCCACTTTAATAAGACCTCTGTGGAACATGTTCTTGAGATGAGCCTTGAGATGAAAGTTCCTGGCTCCTCCAGTCACTGAGATCAGCAGGTTGGGAGGGGAAAGATTCCACTGTTCAGTCAATAACTGGTACAGGAGTTCTGGGCTGGTGTCTGTGGACACTCGCACATACTGAGaatgacagacaaacagacacaaaagtgAGGATAAAGACACACAGGCACGCATTCGCATGTCATGTTATTATAATGGAGAGATGGTGAAAGGAAGGATGATTTCACCTTGCTGGTGTTTTGTCCCAAGCCACCAAAGCTGATGTCTCCAAAAGCATCTGTGGGCACTTCCCTgacatgtctgtgtctgtcccacGACTCGCCCGTAAAGTCGGCTGGCTTGATGGCTTCATCCACATGCTCGGACTTTAAGTAGCCACACTTACATACATCCTCTCTAGTGTAGAAATGCAACATACAACAAATGGATTCAATTTTCACATCTGCCCTCAGAGCAATTAAGTGAGATGCctaaacataaacaaaacagaGGGCATATGCTACATGGTCTCTATATTACTGcagcgcagcagcagcagcagcagcaaactaCAAGGTCAGTTCAGAAAATGTCATCACCAACACAGCACAGAGCAACCTATCCTACCTGACATCTTTTTCAAAGAAGCAGCATTCCTTCTTGTAGACGTTCTCCTTGGTCCAGGAGGCAAAGGCACTGCACTGCAAAGAAGTGGAGGGAGACAGGCGCTTAGCAGATGGCGCAGATTGGCTGCACTGATCGCCACAGTGTGAACCAGCCATGACTCTAACTCAGCTTCCCCTATCCTAAATGCAACATGGGGAAGTTACGATGCAAAGATCTGCCTCAGGCTAGCTGACAGCATGAGCCTCTGCAGCCTGTGCTGTGGGTGGTGGCTCACACTCACAGCACTGCATCAGTGATGTCAGAGCTGAACTAAAGTGTAATTGACTGTCGACTAGACCCTTCCACCTACGCGAAACAACAGGATCAATAGATAACTGCATTACTGAGAGTGGATCAATTAAatgccaaataaataataataataatatgaacaaTGTATTGTGTGGTTTGTAAATGATTAATCACATagaaaataaagtatttgttgTACTTAATAGCAAGGGATATAGTACAAGTTTTTCACAAACTGACAAAAGTACCCAGTCGTGTAAAgtaaccaagtacatttactcaaggaCTGTACTTGCAGTAAGCGGACTCATTAGGTACTTTGCCTAAGTCTTTCAGTTTTACGATATTTTATACTTCTACTACATTTTAACAGGGTATATCGTAAATTTACAATCTACATATATTTACTGCGATAGTCACTTTCCAGATgaagattttaaaaacaaaacattatcaGTTCATGAAATACGATGCATCACATTACATCACTCCAACATTTTCTGGAAGTGCTGCTTAGatattaatgcatcaataatgaCGATCCAATAATataacacaacactgacaggGACTGTtctccataataataataacaataataataataataataataaaaataaaaataaaattgaatttatataGCGCGCATGTATAATATGTCTATACTTTATCACATTGTTTGATACCAAGTAAAAAGTAGTGTGACATGCAAACACTCACCTTTTTAATTTGAGCAATCCCTTCATTTAGTTTCAGTTGgtattgctgcagctccttccttatttcctgtgggTGAACCTTGTTCTCTAGGTCAGGCAGCATTTCtaagtaagtaaaaaataagTTGAGTTGAAACCCTCTGGTTGGAGCTTCTTGTGGAAGAAGTCTGAAGCGATAAGTGCCAGAGTTTGTATCTTGTCAGTTATGGACTTTAATCTATAAAACCTGCAGAGCCTGTCTGGGACTTTGCTATAACATATTCCTCTATCTTGCTAACATATGACCTGCATGAGCTCAACTTCCTCCACTGAGGCCCCTGGGAATAGCAGGAAACTCTCAACTCCAACAAATggatttttaaattcagaatcAATACCACATTAAAGTGCACACACTTACCGGTTGATTCGGCCATCAGATCAAAGGCACTAAATCCTTCATGATCTCAACTGGACAGAGAGTTATTGCCTTGTTATGTTGCACTGTGAAACGGCTCCACCCTCTCAAAACAATCTCCTCCCATCAAGATAATCTGCCATCCACTCAGGCCTTACATGACCACCAGATCAAAGGATTGTAATATactgcatatttaaaaaaaaatacgttTTTGATTCACAGGTCTGAGAGTGGTTCATACACACACCTGTATGCATTTCAGTCAGGGATTTCAGACCCCAGATGGAGAGGAAGAAAGCTTActcacaaacataaaaacaaaaatcaacatttaaGGTATCATTTATCATAGACTATTATACCCTTTTAGGTGCCTCCAGATCCTCCTTTCACTTGGATTAACCACAGCATGAAGTCATTTCTGGTGACATTACAGCCCGTGTTGCTAGGTAACTTTATAGTCTGTGGGTGACAGCTCCAGAGTATTTAGGATCTGGTTACTGAATGGAGCTTTGATTGGTTCTGAGTAGTGATTaagtatgtgtgtctttgtgtttgtcatTCATTAAAACTATCACAGATTCTGAGTTTAATAGTTACTGAGTCTAACAGTAGATTGATAGATTACATTTAGTCTGGTAAATGTCTGAGAATAGCTAGCTAATTCATGACCTtggaaacagttttaaaaaaagtttttttgcatGGTATTTCTATGGTTTATTTAGTATCTATTCATGCACTGTCATGGTTGTCAAggttactttgtgtttagtcaTGAACTGTTTAAAACCACGTAGTATAAAACTATTTTCTACAGTTCATGTGTTTAGTGCTAACttaattagctaatgttagcatgctaacactctAAAGGAACGTTGTATGGTTGTACCTGCTTGTAatataaggtgaccagatttctcagacaaaatccggggacattttcagctcagaagcgtatttacctccaaaacaagtaatattttta is a genomic window of Etheostoma spectabile isolate EspeVRDwgs_2016 chromosome 11, UIUC_Espe_1.0, whole genome shotgun sequence containing:
- the trpm2 gene encoding transient receptor potential cation channel subfamily M member 2, translating into MLPDLENKVHPQEIRKELQQYQLKLNEGIAQIKKCSAFASWTKENVYKKECCFFEKDVREDVCKCGYLKSEHVDEAIKPADFTGESWDRHRHVREVPTDAFGDISFGGLGQNTSKYVRVSTDTSPELLYQLLTEQWNLSPPNLLISVTGGARNFHLKAHLKNMFHRGLIKVAQTTGAWIISGGMHIGVMKHVGQAVRDHALSSAMQGQIVAIGVATWGIVHNREALVHSEGCFPAHYFMDNESQGQLSCLDKNHTHFLLVDDGTQGNYGVEIELRSRLEKCISGKHLGNKESHVNIPLVCVVLDGGPGTLNTIYNAMLNGTPCVILEGSGRIADVIAQVAGLPLTRVTVALIHQLRKKFFGQEPKNFAHLEIIEWTKKIQDIIRMSHLLTIFRIGEDNQGDVDVAILQALFKASRSSESLGIECWKRQLELAIAWNRVDIAETEIFTEESQWKSSDLHWAMFSALVDNKPPFVSLLLENGVSLREFLQDEATLCKLYKSLPSCIFLRKLAQRVQRCYSKRKAFRIKPQAHSGQGEMISMTHVSDEVRHLLGSYAQALYPPSKMTYSFNTSMETSVSLSQSPTSSQAPLREDVAAQRDPGGDLFLWAVVQNNKELAEIAWEQCRDCMSAALAASKILKTMAEEGSDADEAADMQELANHYEKHAIGVFSECHNSNEERAQKLLVRASPFWGRTTCLRLALEADDKSFVAQSGVQALLTQIWCGELSVVNPVWRVLICMVFFPLIFTGFLVFRRDEVIQRDATKNEEIKTVETVTGSIPRTNSNGPDPSRVRCPKRLDSWSRLVYLYSSPQVTFYWNIVSYFAFLFLFAVVLMIDFQATPSAWEVLLYIWLLSLVCEEVRQLFYDPDDYGFRKKAKMYFNDLWNILDVLSILLFVIGLAFRLTTKLFYAGKTLLCIDFVVFCLRLMAIFTISKTLGPKIIIVRRMMMDMFFFMFLLSIWVVAYGVAKQGILIHNDNRLDWILRGAIYEPYLIIFGNFPTNIDYAAFDINSCSMNGTDPQKPKCPVLNENQAPAFPEWLTIIMLCIYLLFANILLLNLLIAIFNFTFQKVQDNTDRIWKFQRYELIKEYHSRPAAPPPFIIFSHLYLFIRNMLMCRPPIISKEFKSELPQMEEEELLTWEALMKDRYLLSTQQEQSQSMERRILDTAQKVTTITDRLEREDETSSAAMVKRLARLEEQVVQSAKALQWIMDSLKCQGFAAKETQPPTLTTTDESPDIYTTEKEDGLHVNARQLYYPNSKITRFPVPDENVPWKVRFSLYNPAYYASEDSEDHVDGSDSEALYNYRNPVGRTGIRGRGALNHLGPNLNAEYVLTRWRDSERSVLEYLVVWDESQGTLTLPGGPVQSADHMPVTLIRTMGKKLYEEVNAKVSEGTKVFEGYVDDCRNTDNAWVETTVLNIHLDRMSQVMEDINSMVASSHGALQWWEVSGKTRLNSNQRESLRKVAERHNRKF